Proteins encoded within one genomic window of Brassica rapa cultivar Chiifu-401-42 chromosome A09, CAAS_Brap_v3.01, whole genome shotgun sequence:
- the LOC103843265 gene encoding uncharacterized protein LOC103843265 isoform X2, translating into MIPMDKHFVPPITSTTGLVFSANYAASGLQPAVDTLASVAGVKSEAALVMDWSPEEQFVLENSLAKLTNEPKISKYVKIAATLRDKTVRDVALRCRWMSGKRRKRKENSAGKNIFNRKVVDTSPELSMLTNVPQQNALYVMNNMCHSTHMPREGLSDAVMDLLHHNAQAFSQISYNLSVCKDNISLFDQTRNNISAILTNMKEMPGIMSRMSALPVTVNDGLASHLLLSTTQPTSYTIHPSSHLKQEPRI; encoded by the exons ATGATTCCAATGGATAAACACTTTGTACCGCCGATCACTAGCACCACCGGTCTTGTATTCTCGGCGAATTACGCTGCCTCTGGGTTGCAGCCAGCTGTGGATACTTTGGCTTCTGTGGCAGGAGTCAAATCTGAAGCTGCTTTGGTCATGGATTGGTCCCCTGAGGAGCAGTTTGTATTGGAGAACAGCCTTGCAAA ATTAACAAATGAACCGAAAATTTCAAAGTATGTAAAGATCGCTGCAACACTACGAGATAAAACTGTGAGGGATGTAGCATTGAGGTGTAGATGGATGTCG GGAAAAcggagaaaaagaaaagaaaatagtgCTGGGAAGAACATTTTCAATAGAAAG GTGGTGGATACATCCCCAGAACTGAGCATGTTAACCAATGTGCCACAACAAAATGCTTTATATGTCATGAACAATATGTGCCACAGTACACACATGCCTCGTGAAG GTTTAAGTGATGCAGTAATGGATCTTCTACATCATAACGCTCAAGCGTTTAGTCAAATTTCATACAACCTCTCTGTGTGCAag GATAACATCAGTCTCTTTGATCAGACAAGAAATAACATCAGCGCCATTCTGACTAA TATGAAGGAGATGCCAGGTATCATGAGCAGGATGTCGGCTCTACCTGTTACAGTTAACGATGGTCTTGCAAGCCATTTATTGTTGAGTACAACACAG CCAACATCATACACCATTCACCCAAGCAGCCACCTGAAGCAAGAGCCGAGAATTTGA
- the LOC103843265 gene encoding uncharacterized protein LOC103843265 isoform X1: MIPMDKHFVPPITSTTGLVFSANYAASGLQPAVDTLASVAGVKSEAALVMDWSPEEQFVLENSLAKLTNEPKISKYVKIAATLRDKTVRDVALRCRWMSGKRRKRKENSAGKNIFNRKVVDTSPELSMLTNVPQQNALYVMNNMCHSTHMPREGLSDAVMDLLHHNAQAFSQISYNLSVCKLQDNISLFDQTRNNISAILTNMKEMPGIMSRMSALPVTVNDGLASHLLLSTTQPTSYTIHPSSHLKQEPRI; this comes from the exons ATGATTCCAATGGATAAACACTTTGTACCGCCGATCACTAGCACCACCGGTCTTGTATTCTCGGCGAATTACGCTGCCTCTGGGTTGCAGCCAGCTGTGGATACTTTGGCTTCTGTGGCAGGAGTCAAATCTGAAGCTGCTTTGGTCATGGATTGGTCCCCTGAGGAGCAGTTTGTATTGGAGAACAGCCTTGCAAA ATTAACAAATGAACCGAAAATTTCAAAGTATGTAAAGATCGCTGCAACACTACGAGATAAAACTGTGAGGGATGTAGCATTGAGGTGTAGATGGATGTCG GGAAAAcggagaaaaagaaaagaaaatagtgCTGGGAAGAACATTTTCAATAGAAAG GTGGTGGATACATCCCCAGAACTGAGCATGTTAACCAATGTGCCACAACAAAATGCTTTATATGTCATGAACAATATGTGCCACAGTACACACATGCCTCGTGAAG GTTTAAGTGATGCAGTAATGGATCTTCTACATCATAACGCTCAAGCGTTTAGTCAAATTTCATACAACCTCTCTGTGTGCAag CTGCAGGATAACATCAGTCTCTTTGATCAGACAAGAAATAACATCAGCGCCATTCTGACTAA TATGAAGGAGATGCCAGGTATCATGAGCAGGATGTCGGCTCTACCTGTTACAGTTAACGATGGTCTTGCAAGCCATTTATTGTTGAGTACAACACAG CCAACATCATACACCATTCACCCAAGCAGCCACCTGAAGCAAGAGCCGAGAATTTGA
- the LOC103843266 gene encoding eukaryotic translation initiation factor 3 subunit H, with protein MATMARSFLQAISKDEAVAPPLRVVQIEGLAVLKIIKHCKEFAPTLVTGQLLGLDVGSVLEVTNCFPFPVRDDDEEIEADGANYQLEMMRCLREVNVDNNTVGWYQSTVLGSYQTVELIETFMNYQENIKRCVCIIYDPSKADLGVLALKALKLSDSFMELYRAGNFTGEKLREKNFSWMDIFEEIPIKVSNSALVSAFMTELETDAPVSQGDYDRLQSSTTPFLENNMEFLIKCMDDLSMEQQKFQYYYRNLSRQQAQQQAWLQKRRTENMARRSAGEEPLPEEDPSNPIFKPIPEPSRLESFLITNQVSNFCGQINGVAGQNFSRLYLTKALHEN; from the exons ATGGCAACCA TGGCTAGGTCGTTTTTGCAGGCGATATCAAAGGACGAGGCGGTGGCTCCTCCTCTCAGAGTTGTTCAGATCGAAGGACTG GCTGTGCTAAAGATAATCAAGCACTGTAAGGAGTTTGCACCGACGCTTGTCACAGGGCAGCTTCTTGGACTTGATGTTGGTAGTGTTCTTGAAGTCACCAATTGTTTTCCTTTCCCT GTGAGAGATGACGATGAAGAGATTGAAGCTGATGGGGCTAATTATCAGCTTGAGATGATGAGGTGTCTGAGGGAGGTTAATGTTGACAACAACACTGTTGGCTG GTATCAATCCACTGTTCTTGGGTCTTATCAGACTGTAGAACTCATTGAGACCTTCATGAATTACCAG GAGAACATCAAGAGGTGTGTTTGCATCATCTATGATCCCTCTAAAGCTGACCTAGGCGTCTTAGCTTTGAAGGCTTTGAAGCTTTCAGATTCCTTTATGGAGTTGTACCGCGCTGGAAACTTTACAGGGGAGAA GTTGAGAGAGAAAAACTTCTCCTGGATGGATATTTTCGAGGAGATTCCT ATCAAGGTCTCAAACTCTGCGCTTGTCAGTGCCTTCATGACCGAACTGGAGACTGATGCACCTGTGTCACAG ggTGATTACGATCGTCTGCAGTCATCAACCACTCCTTTCCTCGAGAACAATATGGAATTTCTGATTAAATGCATGGATGATTTATCTATGGAACAGCAAAAG TTCCAATACTACTACCGGAACCTGTCTCGCCAGCAAGCGCAGCAGCAAGCCTGGCTCCAGAAGAGGAG GACGGAGAATATGGCTCGTCGATCAGCTGGGGAAGAGCCTTTGCCCGAGGAGGATCCATCAAACCCAATCTTTAAGCCGATCCCTGAACCatcaaggctagagagcttcCTCATCACAAACCAAGTCTCAAACTTTTGCGGCCAAATCAATGG AGTGGCTGGCCAGAACTTCAGCAGGCTCTACCTGACCAAGGCGTTGCACGAGAACTGA
- the LOC103843267 gene encoding cytochrome c oxidase assembly factor 5: MAKSCKGLAEELVKCLSESMCVKDEKRSIRDCAGEKSPCIPSECVGLRETYFNCKRGQVDMRARIRGNKGY; encoded by the exons ATGGCCAAGTCTTGTAAGGGTCTTGCTGAGGAACTTGTCAAGTGTCTCAGTGAATCGATGTGTGTCAAG GACGAGAAACGGTCAATTAGGGACTGCGCTGGTGAGAAAAGCCCATGTATACCGAGTGAATGTGTTGGCCTACGCGAAACCTACTTCAATTGTAAAAGAGGACAG GTTGACATGAGAGCAAGGATTCGAGGAAACAAAGGCTACTAA
- the LOC117128181 gene encoding LOW QUALITY PROTEIN: F-box protein At1g11270-like (The sequence of the model RefSeq protein was modified relative to this genomic sequence to represent the inferred CDS: substituted 1 base at 1 genomic stop codon), whose protein sequence is MLKQHGLSVESLPHDVVELILERLPMDSLLRLKSVSKNWKSTIDSRRSQQGQFIHRRQSRGPDVLCVPLGYGSDEDAYAIRFVFGRCSSKASTVWFPVSRNLFCYGSCDGLLCLYSXYEKSDIVVVNPATRWHQSFPLSNVQHFSIEKYNKCEFAYPLIPRLGFGKDKVTGTYKPVYLYNSHDFKLGNVTTCEVFDFRTNAWRYVVPSSPYRIFGHYEPVYLDGSLYDLIKEETEV, encoded by the coding sequence ATGTTGAAACAACATGGCTTGAGTGTGGAATCGCTACCCCACGATGTGGTCGAGCTCATCCTTGAGAGGCTTCCCATGGACTCTCTGCTTAGACTCAAGTCTGTATCCAAGAACTGGAAATCTACAATCGATTCCAGACGTTCCCAACAAGGACAATTTATCCATCGTAGGCAATCACGAGGTCCTGATGTTCTTTGCGTTCCCCTGGGTTACGGTAGTGATGAAGACGCATATGCTATAAGATTTGTGTTTGGGAGGTGTTCATCAAAAGCTTCTACGGTCTGGTTCCCAGTTTCTCGAAACTTGTTCTGCTACGGTAGTTGTGACGGTCTATTATGCCTCTACTCTTGATACGAAAAGAGTGACATCGTCGTGGTGAATCCCGCCACTAGATGGCATCAAAGCTTTCCTCTTTCCAACGTTCAACACTTCAGCATCGAGAAATATAATAAATGTGAGTTTGCCTATCCGCTAATTCCTCGGCTTGGATTCGGTAAAGACAAAGTAACAGGCACGTATAAGCcggtttatttatataattcacATGACTTTAAATTAGGCAACGTTACTACTTGTGAAGTTTTCGATTTTCGCACCAATGCATGGAGGTACGTTGTCCCCTCTTCTCCTTATCGGATTTTTGGTCACTACGAACCCGTGTATTTAGATGGATCGCTTTACGATCTCATCAAAGAAGAAACCGAGGTTTGA
- the LOC103843268 gene encoding phosphatidylinositol 4-phosphate 5-kinase 7 isoform X2: MDTRPGEREFSNGDFYSGELKGSLPHGKGKYEWSDGTIYQGDWYEGKISGKGKLVWPSGAKYEGDFSGGYLHGIGTMTSPDGSVYSGAWRMNVRHGLGRKEYCNSDLYDGSWKEGLQEGHGSYSWTNGNRYIGNWKNGKMCGRGVMRWANGDLFDGFWSNGFRHGSGVYKYVDGCLYYGAWSHGLKDGKGVFYPAGSKHPSLKKWCRSLQHDDTGKFVLSRSSSINVEELRSLSTVTPSLSVKTSVTGTSKTLSERFRDENLRVSEPPPSDFTCHGPSSKSARSSGSGQREGQDKNRVVYEREYMQGVLIRETITSSVDRSHKIRPPNLPKQVKSRNFMTFLKGEHNYYLMLNLQLGIRYTVGKITPVPRREVRASDFGKKARTMVYFPRDGSNFTPPHKSIDFSWKDYCPMVFRNLRAMFKLDPADYMMSICGDDGLTEICSPGKSGSIFYLSHDDRFVIKTLKKSELEVLLKMLPKYYRHVGDHENTLITKFFGVHRIKLKLGKKVRFVVMGNMFCTELKIHRRYDLKGSTQGRITEKTKIQEKTTLKDLDLAYEFHMDKLLREALFKQIYLDCAFLESLHIIDYSLLLGVHFRAPGQLNDTLEPPNVMSDQESVSSVDVGMAQELSIPPKGLLLVTHEPNSVNTAPGPHIRGSTLRAFSVGEQEVDLILPGTARLRVQLGVNMPAQAHHKLDEDKEESATIELFEVYDVVVYMGIIDILQEYNAKKKVEHKCKSLRYDPMTISVTEPKVYSKRFVDFLQKVFPEEG; the protein is encoded by the exons ATGGATACAAG GCCTGGAGAAAGAGAATTTTCAAATGGTGATTTCTATTCCGGTGAGCTTAAAGGATCACTTCCTCATGGGAAAGGAAAGTATGAATGGTCAGATGGAACTATCTACCAAGGAGACTGGTATGAAGGAAAAATCTCTGGTAAAGGGAAGCTTGTGTGGCCATCTGGAGCTAAGTATGAAGGAGATTTCTCTGGTGGATACCTCCATGGTATTGGCACCATGACTTCACCTGATGGATCTGTTTATAGTGGAGCATGGAGGATGAATGTAAGACATGGTCTTGGGAGGAAAGAGTATTGTAACTCAGATCTTTATGATGGTTCATGGAAAGAAGGGTTACAAGAAGGGCATGGTAGCTATTCTTGGACCAATGGGAACAGGTACATAGGTAACTGGAAGAACGGTAAAATGTGCGGGAGAGGGGTTATGAGGTGGGCTAATGGTGATCTTTTCGACGGGTTTTGGTCAAATGGGTTTAGACATGGCTCTGGTGTTTATAAGTATGTTGATGGATGTTTATACTATGGAGCCTGGTCCCATGGACTCAAAGATGGCAAAGGAGTCTTTTATCCTGCTGGTAGTAAACATCCATCTCTCAAGAAGTGGTGCCGCTCTCTTCAACACGATGACACTGGAAAGTTTGTGCTTTCTCGTAGCTCATCGATAAATgttgaagagctaaggagtttgAGTACTGTGACGCCAAGTCTTTCCGTGAAAACTTCGGTTACTGGAACGTCTAAAACATTGTCAGAGAGGTTTAGAGATGAAAATTTGAGGGTATCTGAGCCTCCTCCAAGTGACTTCACATGTCATGGACCATCATCTAAGTCTGCACGGTCTTCTGGCTCAGGACAGAGAGAGGGACAAGATAAGAACCGTGTGGTTTATGAAAGGGAGTACATGCAAGGAGTTTTGATTAGAGAAACTATTACGAGTTCTGTTGATAGGTCACACAAGATTAGACCTCCAAATCTTCCTAAACAAGTCAAGTCTAGGAATTTCATGACCTTTCTTAAAGGGGAACATAACTATTATCTGATGCTAAATCTCCAACTTGGTATCAG GTACACTGTTGGGAAAATTACACCAGTGCCTAGGCGAGAAGTACGTGCTTCAGACTTTGGTAAGAAGGCCAGAACAATGGTGTACTTCCCTAGAGACGGCTCCAATTTTACACCTCCACACAAGTCTATAGACTTTTCTTGGAAAGACTATTGTCCTATGGTTTTCAG GAATTTGAGGGCAATGTTCAAGTTAGATCCTGCAGACTACATGATGTCTATATGTGGTGATGATGGCCTGACAGAGATTTGTTCCCCTGGGAAAAGTGGCAGTATCTTCTACCTTTCTCATGATGACAGATTTGTGatcaaaacattaaaaaaatcagaGTTGGAG GTCCTGCTCAAAATGTTACCTAAGTACTATCGACATGTAGGTGACCATGAAAACACACTTATAACCAAATTTTTTGGAGTTCACAGAATAAAACTCAAGTTGGGGAAGAAG GTACGCTTTGTGGTCATGGGAAATATGTTCTGCACAGAGTTGAAGATCCATCGTCGATATGATCTTAAAGGATCAACACAAGGGAGAATCACTGAAAAGACTAAAATCCAAGAAAAGACTACATTGAAAGATCTTGATCTAGCTTATGAGTTTCATATGGACAAGCTGCTAAGAGAGGCCCTCTTCAA GCAAATTTACTTAGACTGCGCGTTCTTGGAATCTCTCCACATCATTGACTACAGTCTTTTACTAGGAGTACACTTCAGAGCTCCGGGGCAGCTTAATGACACCCTAGAGCCTCCTAACGTAATGTCAGATCAAGAGAGTGTTTCTTCAGTAGACG TTGGCATGGCTCAAGAACTCTCCATACCTCCAAAAGGGCTGTTACTAGTGACTCATGAACCCAATTCCGTTAACACTGCTCCGGGTCCTCACATCAGAGGAAGTACACTCAGAGCATTTTCAGTCGGAGAGCAAGAAGTTGATCTTATTCTTCCTGGAACTGCAAG GCTTCGGGTACAGTTAGGAGTGAACATGCCGGCTCAAGCTCATCACAAGCTTGATGAGGACAAGGAAGAGTCTGCCACTATTGAGCTCTTTGAAGTATACGATGTGGTTGTATACATGGGAATCATAGATATTCTACAGGAATATAACGCAAAGAAGAAAGTGGAGCACAAATGCAAGTCTTTGCGGTATGATCCCATGACAATATCTGTGACAGAACCTAAGGTTTACTCAAAACGCTTTGTTGATTTTCTACAAAAGGTGTTTCCAGAAGAAGGGTAG
- the LOC103843268 gene encoding phosphatidylinositol 4-phosphate 5-kinase 7 isoform X1 translates to MDTSILRPGEREFSNGDFYSGELKGSLPHGKGKYEWSDGTIYQGDWYEGKISGKGKLVWPSGAKYEGDFSGGYLHGIGTMTSPDGSVYSGAWRMNVRHGLGRKEYCNSDLYDGSWKEGLQEGHGSYSWTNGNRYIGNWKNGKMCGRGVMRWANGDLFDGFWSNGFRHGSGVYKYVDGCLYYGAWSHGLKDGKGVFYPAGSKHPSLKKWCRSLQHDDTGKFVLSRSSSINVEELRSLSTVTPSLSVKTSVTGTSKTLSERFRDENLRVSEPPPSDFTCHGPSSKSARSSGSGQREGQDKNRVVYEREYMQGVLIRETITSSVDRSHKIRPPNLPKQVKSRNFMTFLKGEHNYYLMLNLQLGIRYTVGKITPVPRREVRASDFGKKARTMVYFPRDGSNFTPPHKSIDFSWKDYCPMVFRNLRAMFKLDPADYMMSICGDDGLTEICSPGKSGSIFYLSHDDRFVIKTLKKSELEVLLKMLPKYYRHVGDHENTLITKFFGVHRIKLKLGKKVRFVVMGNMFCTELKIHRRYDLKGSTQGRITEKTKIQEKTTLKDLDLAYEFHMDKLLREALFKQIYLDCAFLESLHIIDYSLLLGVHFRAPGQLNDTLEPPNVMSDQESVSSVDVGMAQELSIPPKGLLLVTHEPNSVNTAPGPHIRGSTLRAFSVGEQEVDLILPGTARLRVQLGVNMPAQAHHKLDEDKEESATIELFEVYDVVVYMGIIDILQEYNAKKKVEHKCKSLRYDPMTISVTEPKVYSKRFVDFLQKVFPEEG, encoded by the exons ATGGATACAAG CATCCTCAGGCCTGGAGAAAGAGAATTTTCAAATGGTGATTTCTATTCCGGTGAGCTTAAAGGATCACTTCCTCATGGGAAAGGAAAGTATGAATGGTCAGATGGAACTATCTACCAAGGAGACTGGTATGAAGGAAAAATCTCTGGTAAAGGGAAGCTTGTGTGGCCATCTGGAGCTAAGTATGAAGGAGATTTCTCTGGTGGATACCTCCATGGTATTGGCACCATGACTTCACCTGATGGATCTGTTTATAGTGGAGCATGGAGGATGAATGTAAGACATGGTCTTGGGAGGAAAGAGTATTGTAACTCAGATCTTTATGATGGTTCATGGAAAGAAGGGTTACAAGAAGGGCATGGTAGCTATTCTTGGACCAATGGGAACAGGTACATAGGTAACTGGAAGAACGGTAAAATGTGCGGGAGAGGGGTTATGAGGTGGGCTAATGGTGATCTTTTCGACGGGTTTTGGTCAAATGGGTTTAGACATGGCTCTGGTGTTTATAAGTATGTTGATGGATGTTTATACTATGGAGCCTGGTCCCATGGACTCAAAGATGGCAAAGGAGTCTTTTATCCTGCTGGTAGTAAACATCCATCTCTCAAGAAGTGGTGCCGCTCTCTTCAACACGATGACACTGGAAAGTTTGTGCTTTCTCGTAGCTCATCGATAAATgttgaagagctaaggagtttgAGTACTGTGACGCCAAGTCTTTCCGTGAAAACTTCGGTTACTGGAACGTCTAAAACATTGTCAGAGAGGTTTAGAGATGAAAATTTGAGGGTATCTGAGCCTCCTCCAAGTGACTTCACATGTCATGGACCATCATCTAAGTCTGCACGGTCTTCTGGCTCAGGACAGAGAGAGGGACAAGATAAGAACCGTGTGGTTTATGAAAGGGAGTACATGCAAGGAGTTTTGATTAGAGAAACTATTACGAGTTCTGTTGATAGGTCACACAAGATTAGACCTCCAAATCTTCCTAAACAAGTCAAGTCTAGGAATTTCATGACCTTTCTTAAAGGGGAACATAACTATTATCTGATGCTAAATCTCCAACTTGGTATCAG GTACACTGTTGGGAAAATTACACCAGTGCCTAGGCGAGAAGTACGTGCTTCAGACTTTGGTAAGAAGGCCAGAACAATGGTGTACTTCCCTAGAGACGGCTCCAATTTTACACCTCCACACAAGTCTATAGACTTTTCTTGGAAAGACTATTGTCCTATGGTTTTCAG GAATTTGAGGGCAATGTTCAAGTTAGATCCTGCAGACTACATGATGTCTATATGTGGTGATGATGGCCTGACAGAGATTTGTTCCCCTGGGAAAAGTGGCAGTATCTTCTACCTTTCTCATGATGACAGATTTGTGatcaaaacattaaaaaaatcagaGTTGGAG GTCCTGCTCAAAATGTTACCTAAGTACTATCGACATGTAGGTGACCATGAAAACACACTTATAACCAAATTTTTTGGAGTTCACAGAATAAAACTCAAGTTGGGGAAGAAG GTACGCTTTGTGGTCATGGGAAATATGTTCTGCACAGAGTTGAAGATCCATCGTCGATATGATCTTAAAGGATCAACACAAGGGAGAATCACTGAAAAGACTAAAATCCAAGAAAAGACTACATTGAAAGATCTTGATCTAGCTTATGAGTTTCATATGGACAAGCTGCTAAGAGAGGCCCTCTTCAA GCAAATTTACTTAGACTGCGCGTTCTTGGAATCTCTCCACATCATTGACTACAGTCTTTTACTAGGAGTACACTTCAGAGCTCCGGGGCAGCTTAATGACACCCTAGAGCCTCCTAACGTAATGTCAGATCAAGAGAGTGTTTCTTCAGTAGACG TTGGCATGGCTCAAGAACTCTCCATACCTCCAAAAGGGCTGTTACTAGTGACTCATGAACCCAATTCCGTTAACACTGCTCCGGGTCCTCACATCAGAGGAAGTACACTCAGAGCATTTTCAGTCGGAGAGCAAGAAGTTGATCTTATTCTTCCTGGAACTGCAAG GCTTCGGGTACAGTTAGGAGTGAACATGCCGGCTCAAGCTCATCACAAGCTTGATGAGGACAAGGAAGAGTCTGCCACTATTGAGCTCTTTGAAGTATACGATGTGGTTGTATACATGGGAATCATAGATATTCTACAGGAATATAACGCAAAGAAGAAAGTGGAGCACAAATGCAAGTCTTTGCGGTATGATCCCATGACAATATCTGTGACAGAACCTAAGGTTTACTCAAAACGCTTTGTTGATTTTCTACAAAAGGTGTTTCCAGAAGAAGGGTAG